Within the Eucalyptus grandis isolate ANBG69807.140 chromosome 1, ASM1654582v1, whole genome shotgun sequence genome, the region CAGTGGTTTTGATGATTGAGAACCAGGAACCTGCAGAAAATTGGATGTTATTTCATTAGTAAGAGGCAACGCACCTCTCATACTACCATCAGAGCAGCTGCATGGATCTGCAATCCTACCTTTGATGAAGTTGCAGAGGGCTCCCCTGGATTAATTGGAAGATTGGGGGAATGCTCAATGATAGAGCCAGTAAAAGCCTGCAAACAATTTCCATTAGTGGGCACTGGTTCTCATTATATATTGCTACTATTGTTTGTCCGAGGAATTAACTTAGCTCTACAAACAGCAAATGTAGTTACTCAAGGACCCACCCTGAGACTATCAACTTTTGGTTTAGGAGGTTGAATAGGGACCTGAAAAAATCAAAGGGAAAAATCATGCAGGAGAAAGTCAGCTCCCAGTGCTTGACAAGAAAATGAACTTCCTTAGTACATTTACACCTGCAAGGTGCGCAAGCTCAAATAATCTCATTTATTCTTCCAGGAAGCCAAAGTGATATCAATAGTGTTTCCACCAGAGAGCAGGGGTATTGTCCTTTTAGTTATACAACGCAGACTTGTGCATGAATGACATTTTTCAACCATCTCCAGTTCCACATTTATAAAATAGCAATTAGACTCCAGGACAATAGACAAGAAAGAAGTAAATTCTCTACTCTAGCATGTTCAGGTTTCAGATATTGGTGACCCACAAATAAATTCTCCACAATTCATCAAGAGACTCAGTAAGGGAAAATTCAATCATTACATGTTAGAAACCAAAGCAGCAACGTGCTAAAATTGACAGGCTTAATATAGTGCCACAGCCACCCAAAATTTGTAAATAAAATGGGCTTTACCAGTCCAATCAGTAGATTACACACTCATAAAACATACAAGAGGCAGATTCTAACTTGCTTTGAGGAGAGTAATGTAAAACCCAAAGAAAACACGAGTATAGATCCACAAAAATACTTCATAGTTTTCTTTGAATTGCCCCCTATGCCACGCCCaataaatttgcaaaataaacacaATATGTCAGTACCTCATTATTTGATGATCCTGCATGATCATTCTCCTCCAATGCAGGAAGCTTCGGACTCTTGTCTGCAATATTGGGGCCTTTTAGATTCCACAACGGGTCATTCCCATGAGAAGTTTTGTCTGCATAAACATCCAGTTAGATCTACCACAGGATGTATGCCACTTAATAATATAACCAAAATTTCCTAAGAGGATAAGCTTTCAGCAAACATTGTCTACCAAAGTCATCAATGTTCCAAGTCATGAAATGATAGGAGAGattatcataaatttatgtAAGAGTGGCTGACAAATAGCTTGTATCTCTATGAAATTGTTAATTTCATGGAGCAGCTGTACAAAAAGATCTCTTTTTATTTACATTGAAGATGTTTAAAACATACAATGAAAGCATAAGCATCTAGAAGACTGTGAATAGACAAATTGGAACTCAATCTTAGGATGAGAATGCTCTAGTGGAGGACAAATGCTGTGCGCATGAGAACAAATACTCGATGAAAGACTGGCTTTACTTTCATCAGGAAAGTTTGTCACATTATGAGTTTGATGCAACTTTGAAATCTTTATCCTAAAGTTTGTGTCTTCTCATTCTGAAGGACCGATTAGGTATCTTCTCACTCAACCCAATTGAACGCGCAAGATGTAGTACAGAGAACGAACCTTTTTGAGAAGATGCGATTGTGAAATCACTGGGCTGCACATGGAAGTCCAAAAGTCATGATATATGTACTGATAAAATTATTCAAGCCACCAATAATCAAACAAccacaagaaagaagaggaaagaacgGTCCATGAAGAGGTCATGTTACATTTAATTTCTCCACTAAAGTTGGTTGTTGTCGCGTTTGTCTCAAGAATTCTTCATTACTTGCTTGTCGTTCAGAGTGGCTTGGAGGCATACACGAATGAGATCcctacaaaaaaatcaatttcaaatggtTGATATGGTATCATGTTGGTGTTTTCTAGTGATTTGCTTCACATCTCCAGTCAAAAGCAGATGATACTGAATTTGTACCTCCAAATCTTTGAGATTTTGATGGAAAGAACTTTGATCCGAGACTACATCAGGATCAACTTCATTTGTCTCTTCTTCAATATTGTCTGCTGCCTCAGCAGCAAGTTCTTCCTTCTCAAGTTCATCCAATTTGGACATAAGGCGATcatattcttcatcttcatttagaattttcccCTTGTCTTCCACAGAGATACTAGGAGCATCTTCTTTTTGACCTGAATTAAAATGTAAGAGGGAATGGGGGCATCAAGCCTCTGTTAACAAATGAGAATACTAATACACACAGACTCACAGCAGAGAAAAACTTAGGTTAAGACAACTAGCAAATGCAACACATTACAGATAAGGACATAAGATACCCAATTCAGATGATCCTTCATCAGATTCTTCCCCAGAAAGCTCTTCCCTTATCTCCACGAGACCCTCCTGGTGTATAAGTGGAATGTGGATGCTTAGAAAAATATGTCAAGATGAAAATATGCCCGAAAAATTCACTGAAGCTGTAAAGAGAGTTGTGTCTTTCAGCATTAAGGCTTTGTTTGGGAGAATAAGTAGAATTGGGGGCAACAAAAATGGGTGTGGAAAGTTGGGGATGATTTCAAACTTTGGTGAGAAGTAAAATGGAGAGAACTTTTACGTTTGTAGCAGTTTCTTCTCCTAAATTCTTTTCCTAGCTCTCCCAAACAGAGGATAAAGAGGATGCACAGCAGGTATGCCTTATCTAGTCAATAATAGGTTTGCTCATAAGATCAATGTTCCAGTGGAGTTGTTTTGCCAGATCAATCTACAGCACGACACTTCAAGAAGGTTAAGACACATTATAGGCTGCTGTAGGAATCATTGTCTACTATCTACCTCATTCAGCTGTCCACAAGCTCTTGTTTTCTCACGTGAGATTCATTTATCTTGGTCAAATTCAGGAATCACACACATGATCATCAGAAATTTAGATAAAATCGCTGTCTACCAGTTACAGGTCTAACAATGGTCAAAGGAGCACAGACAAGCTATCATCCTGAAAGAACCTAAAAAAGATCCATGAATTACCAACACAAGACAACAAACATGAAAGCTTTCTAACATCAGAAAATCTAAGAGAACTAATCATTCAATGACCccaaattgatatcaataccAATATCAGATACCACAGAGACTTCTGTTCTCCAAGTATAAAGCCTCATTACCTCGCATAACAAATCCTGAGACAACAAAACATGATACGATGAAACTTACAGCTGCTTCAGAAGCTGTCTTGTCAAAAAAGGAGGCCTCAGTTTTCAGATCCTCAATGATTGACTTAAGAGAATCCACATGGGTTTCTAAagctttccctcttcttttcaaaatttccaccGTTTGTTTGGATGTCCTCTCGGCATAGTAACCTTCTCCCAACAGAACCTGAAATGGTTAGAATAATATCAGATTTCCATAAGTGTTTCATCTGCAACAACTAATTCTGCtagttttccaaaaaaagataTCCTAAATAAATTCAAGACGCGCTAGTATCAAAAAGGATGTTGCATGCTGGGCGGCATACTGAATTTGTAGCCTTTACAAGGGTCAAATACTAATTACTCCACCGCAAACAACAACACATTTTCCATACAAGGCTCAGATAGAGcctgcattttcattttctccaaCAAGAAAGGTGCTTTTTCTCATGCCTAAAGTTCTCTCCACATCACAAAATAAGgccacttgagagagagagagagattactgTGAATTCATTGGTGTGGATCAAACGGCCAGGGAAAAATGCAGCTTTCCCAAAAGGAACCTACACAAAAAGCACACAGATTAATAGCGCAGTCCAAGCAAGAAATGGGAAGAGCGTAGCAACCGATAATTCAGAATCAGAATAGGTCCAGTCCCAGAGACAAATCAATAGGAAATGCTATTTGCTTGGAAAGAATAATAATTCACTTCTAGAAAAGAGTTTCATGGGAATTGTCTTGATCGTCGGATATCATTGAGAAATAGGAATCCGTGTTATCGAACATTGCATCTATATACTCTCATCCAAAGGTGGATACTTCTACGCACATCGACATGGACGTTCTTTCCCCCCAAGCATTTGCACAACCGAGCACAAAAGTACACACTACGCTCCGCAGTCAACAAATGCAAACGGAATACAAGCTCCTGGCAACCCTCGAAACTGAATGTAAAcagcataaaaaagaaaaaaacggaaAGATTAGGGCTAAGAATCCCTCAATCGACCAAATTccggcaaaaaaaaatcacgacgAGTACATAATTTGGCTGACGAAGATAGACAAAGCAC harbors:
- the LOC104440794 gene encoding RNA polymerase II subunit 5-mediating protein homolog yields the protein MEEGANGTVTPLASMFPADEAQKAAGRVQDAIAEKRRELDRVRGFAADNAALVNLVQKLPEELHHDVMVPFGKAAFFPGRLIHTNEFTVLLGEGYYAERTSKQTVEILKRRGKALETHVDSLKSIIEDLKTEASFFDKTASEAAEGLVEIREELSGEESDEGSSELGQKEDAPSISVEDKGKILNEDEEYDRLMSKLDELEKEELAAEAADNIEEETNEVDPDVVSDQSSFHQNLKDLEGSHSCMPPSHSERQASNEEFLRQTRQQPTLVEKLNPSDFTIASSQKDKTSHGNDPLWNLKGPNIADKSPKLPALEENDHAGSSNNEVPIQPPKPKVDSLRAFTGSIIEHSPNLPINPGEPSATSSKVPGSQSSKPLSRFRMQRK